One genomic window of Haloarcula limicola includes the following:
- a CDS encoding translation initiation factor eIF-1A, giving the protein MSEDSGRRNLRMPTDDELFAVVTEHLGGNHVRIRCEDGETRLGRIPGRMKFRTWIEQDDIVLAEPWDWQDEKANIEWRYKGQDADQLRAEGHIDSLTA; this is encoded by the coding sequence GTGAGTGAAGATTCAGGGCGACGGAACCTCCGCATGCCCACAGACGACGAACTGTTCGCGGTCGTAACTGAACACCTCGGCGGCAACCACGTTCGCATCCGCTGTGAGGACGGCGAGACCCGCCTCGGGCGCATCCCCGGCCGGATGAAGTTCCGAACGTGGATCGAACAAGACGACATCGTCCTCGCCGAGCCGTGGGACTGGCAAGACGAGAAAGCCAACATCGAGTGGCGATACAAGGGCCAGGACGCGGACCAGCTCCGCGCCGAAGGCCACATCGACTCCCTGACCGCCTGA